From the Ignavibacteria bacterium genome, the window CGGGCATTTTGAATCTGAGAAAGGCAGCCGCTGTAGACGATTCCGGAGGTATTCATGTATATGGATCGCATCCCATGTATAAGAAGGACAGTGGCGGTTGGATCTATAACGCGACAGACAGTTTTGATCTACACCACTGGTTCGTTGATTCTACCGGTTTGATTAGAACATTCACTAAATCCGGCTTTGACAATCACGAAGATTATAGTGATTACGAAGGCGTTGTGAGCGATGGCTCGAATGCTCGGTACGAAGTGACGTGGTTCCAACACAAGACGTACCGAGGAACTCAGGAGTTCATATCTCCTCTCTTTGGTCTATTAGTTAGCAGAGCAAATCATATTGGGCACATCGACTGGAGCTTCCCAATTCTTCAGGATGAAGGTGGAAACGTAACTAGCCGCGTCCTGGTTATTCCCGATGTAGAAGGAGAGGCCTTCGTGATTATTGATCCTTACCACGTTATCAAAATCGGCGACTCCGTGATCTCAAGAGAGAATGCTAGAGCAGGAAGCTTCTACTTCGCAAAACTTTCAACAAGGGGGCAATTGATTTGGCTCAAACGAGTATACGTCGGTAAGGGCTTCCTCGATTCTTTTACAAGAGACCCGAATGGTGGCTGCTTGTTTTCAGTGCGACAGTTGGGCGTAGCTGAGATCGATGGTCAGCCGTTCGTTCCTCCGTCAGACTCAGCCGTGAGAGTTCTTCACTTATCTTCGTCAGGGCAGATTCGCAGCATTCATCGCTCGGATTATGTATCCAATCGAAGGTTGTCGCCACTGGGTGTGTTTGACGACGGATCGTTTTTAGCATCAAGCACAAGTCCAGACAAAATACATTTGGGCGTTCAAGGTAAGTATGAGAGTATGTATGTCCTAATCGATTCAAATGGTGTACTTAAAAGGATCGTAGATAGTGCTGGTCAAGGAACGGGAGGGTACTATCACAACGATAAGATGTTCATTGAGTATGGCAATACGAAGAGTCCTCTTCGCGTAAACGACGAGTTTGACGTGATTCCAACGAAGAGTAGTAGTGGTGTTGCATGGCCTCAATTCTATTTGGCGAAAATGCCTTTGGAATATGTTCTGAACAGAGGCGTATCGTCACCGTTTGTCATAGCCGACGTTGGGTCCATTTCAACTCACATACGTGCCGCGAACATTTCTGGAATACCCGGCGAATCCGTTCTCGTGAAGGTGCTTATTGATAGTGTCACCAACCGTGATCTGTTGCCAGCTCAGATATCGTGGACTGCTCGTTTACGATGGAACTCGAGCATTCTCTATCCGTTGGAACTTGATTGTCGGCAGATTGGGTCTAACTGTCAGGTAGAGGTTTCTGGAGTATGGGATGTTTCAGACAGTCTTCTCATTTCAACTCCAGCCGTTGTAACCCTCGGTCAAACAGATCGTGGAAAGATCACAATCGACTCGTTTGCATGGGAGCCAACGCCCTTGCGAATACGCACTACCACCACGGATGGTGAGATCACGGTTACCGGTCTCTGCGAAGACCCTAACGTCCGGCTACTCATTGGAACTGCGAGCTCTTTCTCATTAGCAGCACGACCAAATCCAGCCTCAACTGTGATCAACATCGAGTTGGGGTTACGGGAGCCCCTTACCGTATCGATTGAATTGATCAACGAGATGGGTCAGACTGTGGCCACCTTTGTGGATGGCCAACAATATGTAAAGGGGCTGCATTTGATCGGTGGTGATGTTTCGACAATTGCAACGGGCATGTATTTCCTGCGAGTCAGATCTGCAAAGGGCACGCTTACAAGTCGGTTGGCGATCGTTCGGTGACGAACTTCTCAATGGAATAACAGGTCATTTCTTCCTCCGTATCTTTGTTTGGTCTATGTTGTAGAAGTCAGTGACCAAATCGCTGTTACGGCTCGGGGCGCGCGAGTTATGAACACGCCTAATTGGAGTTGTGGAGGTGAAAGTGATAGTGATAGTCGAATATTCTGAGAATCGAGCACTTCAGTGTCATGACCGGAAAAGTGTCCGTAGGAGTAGATAATGAGATCCCTCGGGTTCTGTTTCGGTGTGCTCTTCCTCTTCGTAGCCATACAGGTAAACGCGCAATCGATCATCATCACCGATATTGATGGCTCATCTTTCCCCGTGATGAACGCTAATCTGAAAGTGTTAGATAACGAAGGTAATAGAGTAGCCGTAGATGAGCAGAGCATCACGTTAGTAGAAGATGGAAAGCCGTGTGAGGTTAGAGTTCGATATTGTGATCTGGGAGGAACGTTCCAGCGGTTGTCATTTATGACAGAAACGAAATGTAGGCTGGAATCAGCACGGGCAGAGGTGTTTCATCATGTGCAGCACACATTGCAAAGTTTAGCAGAACGTGTACATCATCGGAGACACAAATGAGCTTGATGATATACTGTTCTCTAGCATTGTTTCTTTCAACCACGATTCAGTGCCTGGGCCAATCCGTCCACTTATCCGATATCAATAGCTCGAAATTCCCAACGATGTCAGCATCAGTGTTTGGGTTCGACGCCCGACACAAGACTGTGTTGATCGACGGTACATCAATCGTTCTTCGTGAGAACAATGCTCCAGTCACGATCCGGTCATTTCGGTGTCCTCAATCAAACGAGAGGCAGAGAATCTCGGTCTCTATCGTCCCAATGGATATCCTTGTGTCAGTCCCTGAGTCACAGCGAGTATTCTCATCTGTAGCGAATGCACTTCTTAAGGACTCGTGTGAGGTGTTCATACCACATTGCTACTTCAAAGCTAGTGAGGCAAGGCGGAGTTATTCGACGGATTCAGCTAGAGTTGATTCGATGATTACGCAGCAAAACTACTCTCAATGCCGATTGTTAGATGATCAGATTGGTCAACTAACTGCAGTTGCGGATTCAGCTCGATACAAGCCGATAATTGTTGTTGTGAATCGTGCTTCTAGCTCGGAGGGGTTGCCAAATGATATTGTCCGAAGATTGTACCTGTCAAACAGCACACTTTATGTGATTGAGATTGACAGAGAAGCTAATGAAAGCGTTGCAAACGCATGTGTAAAGTCGGGCGGATTATCAATCAGAGCAGCGTCCTACTCAGAAGAGGATCTGTTGCCCATCTTCAAAAAGATCTTTGCTCTAGCTCAGAGAGCTTCGCCTTGTGTGATCGAATGGGAATCGCCAGATCACTGCAGGTTGGAGTATCGAGACGTTGAAATTGCTAACACTCTAGGTAAAACGAGTCTGTCCTATTTGCCAGATACATACCAAATGGCTTTGATTCGTCATGAACCATTTATTACGGCGTTTCCTCTTGACAGTATAGGTAGTGTAAGAGACACTACAGTCTTTGTGTATGCTCGTAGAGGACGACTCGATGTCAATTCAATATCTTCAAGCTCTTCCGATTTTATTGTATCACCGTCGTCTTTCCAAATCGACGAAGGTGACTCGATAGCCTTACATGTTCAGTACGTACGACGAACGAGGGACTGGTGTTTCTCACGCATACTGTTGAACACATCCGACTGTCCCTACGAGATCGTTGTTTATGGAAATGGTAGCAACGAATCTGATTCTGCATTTAAGCCACTTCGGATATCGACACCTTCCGCAAACGATCAACTTGAAGTGGGTGATACGGTCGAGATTCAATGGACGGGAGGACTTATCTCAGATAGAGTTGTATTGGAGTATCGCCTTGGCAGCGGGACAGAATGGAGATTGATAACTGACACTGCCGTTGGGAAACGATATCGTTGGCGAGTTCCAAGTGCAGCTACTGACTCTGGTCAGCTACGAATTCGACCCAATCTTGGATCTCGTAGATCGCAGATGGTAGCCCAAACTAGATTTCGAACGTACTACCGTGGGTTTGGTGCGGACATCGATATCAATGGTACCGTCTATTTTGCTGGCGAGGGATGGATGCCTTTTGAGTTTAACGATACTGTTTTCGTAGATGAGGCTCGTAACAATGCGGTGAGTTACATACTCGCTTGTGACAGTAAACAAAGGTTTCAGTGGTTAACGCGAATGATACCGTTGCGTTATCTAATGGAAACAGGGTCATTGATCAGGGACGATTCCGGGTACGTGCATCGATACGGATCACATGTACACTATTATTTGCCATCCACCTCTGAACAGATTTTCGCTGACCAGGATAGTTTGGATCTACACCAACTGGTATTGGACAAAGAAGGCCACATTGTCTCATTCAAGAGATCCGGGATTCAGAACAATGAAAAGTATATGTACGTTGTTAAGGACGGTTCAAATGTGCGTTATGAAGTGAGTTGGTTTGATCGAGTGACGCTTCGTGGCAGAGAGATGTATACTGCTCCTACTTATGGGACCCTTGTAGATCGGACTAACCATCTTGGTCACATTGAATGGACATTTTGTTTACAGAGCGTCCAGGTTAGTGCTTCATACCCGCAGGTAATCCCTGACAATGAAGGAGGTCTCCTTTTGATAGTTGGAGGACAACAAATCACACAAATCGGAGATAGTTTGATATCTCGGACTAGTCCGGCTCCGCAATATTATGTGATTCGACTGTCCCCCAAAGGCAAGTTGGAGTGGATTAAGAATCTACACGTTACGGGTGGAAACTATGCGGGGGCGGCTAGAGATCCGAAAGGTGGTTACATCATTGCAGTCAAAGGCAGAAGTGTGATGCTTGGAAGTGAGAAATACGGTAATGACACGAGTACTTCTCTCTTGCTTCTTCACCTTGACAATATGGCCGACGTTCACCCAATGACTGAGGTTGCTTTCAAGGAAACCGAAAATTCTAGCCTGCTCCAAGTGCTTCAAGATGGAACCGTAATATTGGGCTGCCAAACGAAAGACAGCACATTCCGCGGAAGCAAATATTCTTCAAGAAGCATTATGCTTATACTCAGTCCAACTGGTGAAGTCCTGAATGTCCGTGATGATATTCCTGAGTCTTATTCGAACCTTGTTGTTCAGCCTAACGGGATGATCCTTGCCTCTGGTTCGACAATGTCACGCCTGAAAATACTGGATACTGTCGTTTCGCCTCCAGATTCATTGATTGACCTTCAAGACCAGTTCTTTGTAGCAAAGTCACCTTATGATCAACACTCAAGTCTCAACGTTGTATCACCGATCAAGTTTTCAAGTAAGAGAGACATAACAATTCATATTCGGGCCTTAAGCGTCTCCGGTGCTCCGGGCGAGTCGGTTGAAGTTCAATTGGTGGTCGATAGCGTTGCGAATGCAGACCTTTTGACCCTTCCACTAGCCTGGTCAGCCCAGGCGCGGTGGAATTCAAGTATCCTATTCCCTGACTCTATAGTTTGTCAAGCCGATGGAGAATATTGCAAGGTCGAGTTATCCGGAGTTTGGAGTGGCACCTTAGGCACACTTACAACAGCTCCTGCTCTTGTAACCCTCGGTCAAACAGATCGTGGAATGATAAATATTGAGTCGTTTACTTGGGAGCCAACGCCCTTGCGAATACGCACTACCACCACGGATGGTGAGATCACGGTTACCGGTCTCTGCGAAGACCCTAACGTCCGACTACTCATTGGAACTGCGAGCTCTTTCTCATTAGCAGCACGACCAAATCCAGCCTCAACTGTGATAAACATCGAGTTGGGGTTACGGGAGCCCCTTACCGTATCGATTGAACTGATCAACGAAATGGGTCAGACTGTTGTCACCTTTGTGGATGGCCAACCATATGTAAAGGGGCTCCATTTGATCGGTGGTGATGTTTCGACAATTGCCACAGGCATGTATTTCCTGCGTGTCAGATCTGCAAAGGGCACGCTTACAAGTCGGTTGGCGATCGTCCGATAGCGCGGTCCCTCGATCCTCCCTTCGGCAGGACAGGCTCCGCTCGGGATGACGCGCTCCTCTTCGCCCCTTCACCCTTTCGCCCTTTCGCCCTTTCGCCATCGGGCTAAAGCCCGATGCTATTCCTCCGTACCTTTGCACCCATGGAACGCATCTTACTTATCGGCTCGGGTGGACGGGAACATGCTCTGGCAAAGGCACTCGTCGCATCAACATCATGTGAAAAACTCTGGGCGGCACCGGGGAATCCGGGGATCGAACGGGAGGCGGAATGTGTGAAGCTGAATGAGGCCGACCACGAAGCAGTAGCGAAGTTCTGCCTGAAGAACAACGTTACGCTGGTGGTGATCGGTCCGGAACAGCCACTGTCCGAAGGTCTTGCCGACTTCCTCCGCGAGGAGAACGTTGATGTGTTCGGGCCGTCAAAAGCAGCTGCTCGACTCGAATGGTCCAAGGGATTCTCCAAGGACTTCATGCTCAAACACCACATCCCAACTGCGCCGTATCGGAGGTTCACTCCGTCAGAGCGAGCTGCTGCATTGGACCACGTGCGCATCCATACGCTGCCGGTGGTGATCAAATACGACGGTCTGGCAGCAGGGAAGGGTGTGGTTGTTGCCACCACCCGCGAAGAAGCTCTCGTTGCCGTGAATGATATGTTCGATGGAGCATTTGGGAGCGATGGTGTTGTGATCGAAGGCTTCCTCACGGGCGAAGAAGCAAGTGTGTTTGCCGTGTGTGACGGTCGCGATTTTGTTCTGCTTGCCCCAGCTCAGGATCATAAGCGCATAGGTGACGGCGACACAGGCAAGAATACGGGTGGTATGGGTGCCTATGCTCCGACACAGGTCGTAACCCCGGAGATCCTCGCCACAGTTCGAACGCGGATTGTGAAGCCAGTTCTTGATGGTATGCGGGAAGCAGGAAGCCCCTTCATCGGATGTCTGTTTGTTGGATTGATGATCGATGGTGCAGAGGTGAACGTGGTAGAGTTCAATGCACGCTTCGGCGACCCAGAGACGCAGGTCGTGATGAGTGTCTTGAATGCAGATGTTGCAGCACTGTTCGCATCGGCAGCTCGCGGCGCGATCGATGCTGCCACTATTCGCACTGTGGCCATGGGCTATGCATGTAACGTGGTCCTTGCATCAGAAGGCTATCCCGACGAGTATCGTAAGGGGCTCCCCATCGCCGGTATCGATGAGGCAGAGGCCGATCCGCATGTAACGGTGTACCATGCCGGCACAACGAATCTCAATGACACACTTGTTACGAATGGGGGACGTGTGTTGGGTGTAACAGCCACCGCTGATACACTTGCTAACGCAGTTCGACGTTCGTACGATGCGTGCGCAAAGATCTCGTTCACTGGCAAGACGCATCGCTCTGATATTGCAGCAAAAGCACTATGAAGATCCTCGTAACCGGCGGCGCCGGCTTCATCGGTTCACATATCGCAGAAACATACCTCGCCGCAGGGCATGATGTGACCATCGTTGATGACCTCTCTATGGGGTCGCGGGAAAACGTCCCTGATGGTGCGCAGTTCGTTGAGCTCGACATCACAACCGACGCCTTTACGCAGTTCGTCATGGACGAACGGTTCGACGCTATCAATCATCACGCCGCCCACATGGAACTCCGCGTCAGCGTTGAGAAACCCGTGCACGATGCGTCGATCAACATCCTTGGGTCGCTCCGACTCCTCGAAGCCGCCCGCAGATCCGGCGTACAACACGTGATCCTTGCGTCCACAACGGCTGTACTTGGTGAGTTCACCCAACTCCCGGCAACCGAATCCCATCCTGTGAGACCCATCGCCCCCTACGGAGTCTCGAAACGGTCGATGGAACTCTATGCCGACTACGAACACACCGTTCACGGCATGAGCATCTCCATCCTCCGATACACCAACGTCTACGGTCCGAGGCAGAATCCAAATGGTGAATCCGGTGTGATCGCCATCTTCCTCGAAAAATTCTTGAAGGGGGCTATCCCCACGATTCATGGTGACGGATCGCAGGAACGCGACTACCTCCATGTGGCGGATGTAGCATGCGCCAATCTCGCCGCTCTTGACGCGCGGGTGCAGGGGATCTATCACGTATGTAGCAACAGTGCCGCAAGCGTCAACGATGTGGTTCGTATGCTCAGAACAGCCCTAGGCACTGATGCAGAGGTTATACACGGTCCAGCTAAGCCGGGAGATCCGGCCAAGACCCGAGGGTCTCATGCGGCATTCTCTGCCCTTACCGGGTGGCATCCTGTAACTCCGTTGGAAGAGGGGATCCGTACTACTGCTGAGTGGTTTCGAACGAGGCAGTGAACCTTTCTTGCGAAGAAAAGGTTTGAAGAAACATCTGCACAATGACCTATCCGTTTTTTCACGTCGCCGTCTCCTATTAACTTTGGGGATTGGGCCGGATACATCTTAACGATGAGGTTGGTGAACATGCAGAAGTTTGGATCCCGCGTTGTAGTTGTTGGTTTGTCGATCGTTGCCGCTGTGACCCTCACCGCGTGTAACGTACAAGGGTTCTTCACCGATCTTCAGGACGATCCCGTGTGGGTCGATCCAAATGCCGCAGCAGCAGCTGCAGCAGGCACCGCCGACGCCGGCGGACCGGGCAAGGCCGTCTACGGACGGATCTGTGCCGCCTGCCACCTTGGCAGCGGGAAGGGAGTCCCCGGAAACAACATCCCAGCCCTTGCCGGTTCGGCATTGGCAACAGGGGATGCAGGAAAACCGATCAGCATCGTGCTGCATGGGTTCCGTGGCCCTATCGAACGTAATGGCGTTCAGATCAACGGTCAGATGGCCGCTTGGAAGGATCAGCTCAGCGATCAAGAGATCGCCGATGTGCTGACGTATGTACGCAGTGCGTTCGGGAATGCCGGCGCTGCGGTAACACCGGACGAAGTCAAGACGATCCGCGAGGCAACTGCCTCCCGCACGCAGCCCTTCACTGAAGCTGAGCTGCCGTAATCTCCTTTCGAAAATTTTCCTCCTCGGAGTCTTTATCCAATGGGCGATATCCTTCACGTCTTAGACATGCTTGCGTGGTTCCCGGAGAACATCTCCACGTTCGGTGCGGAACTCGACAGCTTGTTCGCCATCATCTACTGGGTGAGCGTGGCGATCTTCTTCCTCACCTTCGGTATCCTCGGATATTTCCTCGTGAAATACCGCTATAGCCCGGACCGGAAGGGGTATAACTACCACGGCAATAACATCGTAGAGATCACGTGGACCATTCTTCCAACGTTCCTCTTTGCTGCCATCGGACTTTACTCCGATGACATTTGGGAACGCACCAAGTACTCCAAGCGTGTACCAACTGCCGATGTTGAGATCCTCGTCCTCGGAAAGCAGTTCGGATGGCTGTTCATGTATCCGGGTGCCGATGGGTCGTTCGGGCGCAATGCCTACAACGATCGCACTGCTCGGTCTCTGATGACGGCAACCAATCCGTTCGGGATCGACTCAACGGACCCTGCCGGAGCCGATGACTTCATTACAGAGAATCAATTCCGCGTCCCGGTAAACTCCAATGTTGTGGTACGGGGCTCCTCAATAGACGTGCTTCACAGCTTCTTCCTTCCGCACGCCCGTGTGAAGCAAGACGTTGTTCCGGGCACATGGATGAACATCTGGTTCAACCTGTTCAAGACAGGGAAGTATGAACTTGCTTGTGCTGAACTCTGCGGCGGCGGACACTACGCCATGCGCGCTGAGTATCAAGTGATGAGCAAGGCCGGCTACGACACGTGGCTGGATACCAAGAACGCAGAGGTGAAAGCTGCACGGTCACCTCAACCAGCACCGACCGCTCCTGCGGACACGGCTGCCGTAGCATCCCTCCGTTAATACACAGCGAAACTGGAGACCTATATAATGAGCACTGCAGATCACGCACATCATCACGAACTTCCGTGGTATCGCAAATACGTATTCTCAACGGACCACAAGGTGATCGCGAAGCAGTTCCTGCTTTCGTCGCTCTTCTTCCTGTTCGTTGGTGGTGCGTTTGCGCTCTTCATTCGCTGGCAGCTGGCCTATCCGGGCACGCCGATCCCTGTGATCGGTTCGATCCTCCCGGCTACATGGGTCACAGAACCGGGCAGTGGTATCATCACGCCGGAATTCTACGCCCAGCTCCTTACCATGCACGGTTCGATCATGATCTTCTTTGTGATCATTCCGTTTGCCGTGGGCATGTTCGGCAACTTCTGCATCCCGCTGATGATCGGCACGGATGATATGGCGTTGCCACGATTGAACATGTGGTCGTTCTGGCTCGTACCGCCTGCCGGACTCATTATGATGGCTGGCTTCTTTACCGAAACCGGATATGCGGCTGCAGGCTGGACGAGTTATCCGCCGTTGTCGGCCATGACCGGACTTCCAACGTTCACGATCTCGGGCCAGACATTGTGGCTCATCAGCGTCTTCCTTGTTGGATTCTCATCCATCATGGGCGCCGTGAACTACGTTACCACCGTGCTGAACAAGCGCGCTAAGGGAATGAAGTTGTTCGATATGCCCCTTACCGTTTGGGCATTGTTCATCACCGCCATCATCATCACGCTTGGTACACCGGTTCTTGCGGCCGGTCTTGCGATGTTGTTCATGGACAACTTCCTTCATACAAGCTTCTTCCTTCCGGACAATCTGGTCACCAGCTCAAAGTACTTCGGTGGTGGTCAACCGGTTCTGTTCCAACACGTGTTCTGGTTCTACTCGCACCCGGCTGTGTACATCATGATCCTGCCGCTCATGGGTGTGGTATCTGATGTGATGGCAACGTTCTCTCGTAAGCCGATCTACGGGTACAAGGCGATGGTCTTTGCCATTGCAGGCATTGCGTTCCTTGGCTTCATCGTGTGGGGTCACCACATGTTCCAGTCGGGCATGAATCCATTGCTCGGCACAACCTTCATGTTGTCCACCATTGTCATCGCCGTTCCATCGTCGATCAAGGTCTTCAACTGGCTCGGAACGCTCTGGCGCGGGAACATCAAGTTCACCGCAGCTATGTTGAATGCGCTAGCCTTTGTGTCGATGTTCATCATCGGTGGACTCTCTGGCGTCTTCATGGCATCGGCACCGGTTGACATCTACATTCACGACACGTACTTCATCGTAGCACACATCCACTACGTTCTCTTTGGCGGATCGCTCTTCGGGATCTTTGCCGGTATCTATTACTGGTATCCAAAGATGTTCGGGAAGATGCTCAACGAGTCGTGGGGTCGCAAGCACTTCTACTGGTCATTCGTTACGTTCAACCTCACGTTCTTCCCGATGCACATCCTCGGCGTTGGCGGTCACATGCGTCGTATCTATGACCCGAATGTGTACGACTTCCTCAAGGGGCTTGGTGGTGTGAACGAATTCGTCACCATCGCAGCTATCGCGCTTGGATTCTCACAGCTCATTCTTGTCTTCAACGTGTTGTGGTCGCTCAAGTTCGGCAAGAAGGCACCGCGCAACCCATGGCGTGCCAACACCCTCGAGTGGGCAGCACCGGCACATCCTGGTCACGGCAACTTCGATACCGACATCACGGTGTATCGCGGACCGTACGAGTATGGTGTTGAAGGACGTGATCTTGACTACTGGCCGCAATGGGAACCAGGGAAGTCGATCTCGATCCATCACCACACTGTAGCAGTAACAGACGAGAACGATACACGCACATTCGGCGCGCACTAACGAACAATGACCTCTAACGCAGCACCAACACGGAACCTTCGCATGCTCAACATCGTGAGTAT encodes:
- a CDS encoding T9SS type A sorting domain-containing protein encodes the protein MLREFVIFQNCHERPSGVEKFLKASDSARYKPILVLIANSGIRISLNAKYIRDLALQALNVNCSVYLVDIGSGLYNGIDSLCRRSGGFSVRLRSSSDSELQAALTKVFTHAQRTNGCTIEWVSPDHCSSSYRNVTVEASTGATKYMYHVPPTVLPLVRHEPFIVSFPDGVPGVRRDTTIVIIARRGNLTVKGIFSTNDQFTIEPTTFSIAEGDSISLRVAYTRKDREWCYSQFTLNTESCPYEFIVYADAAKDEKRWSPYPVISLMSPKVGDTLGIGETVDLSWVGGDSSEPVRIAYRLGPNIPWTTIADSVVGRSYKWKIPNSPTNVAELRVQPRGQSRRSPAMFQTRVDLTSYSQGVNIDKHGNIYFTGRGYEPFMFGDSAITSSGGAGLIPFAMKLDSMCRIKWLAQHPGILNLRKAAAVDDSGGIHVYGSHPMYKKDSGGWIYNATDSFDLHHWFVDSTGLIRTFTKSGFDNHEDYSDYEGVVSDGSNARYEVTWFQHKTYRGTQEFISPLFGLLVSRANHIGHIDWSFPILQDEGGNVTSRVLVIPDVEGEAFVIIDPYHVIKIGDSVISRENARAGSFYFAKLSTRGQLIWLKRVYVGKGFLDSFTRDPNGGCLFSVRQLGVAEIDGQPFVPPSDSAVRVLHLSSSGQIRSIHRSDYVSNRRLSPLGVFDDGSFLASSTSPDKIHLGVQGKYESMYVLIDSNGVLKRIVDSAGQGTGGYYHNDKMFIEYGNTKSPLRVNDEFDVIPTKSSSGVAWPQFYLAKMPLEYVLNRGVSSPFVIADVGSISTHIRAANISGIPGESVLVKVLIDSVTNRDLLPAQISWTARLRWNSSILYPLELDCRQIGSNCQVEVSGVWDVSDSLLISTPAVVTLGQTDRGKITIDSFAWEPTPLRIRTTTTDGEITVTGLCEDPNVRLLIGTASSFSLAARPNPASTVINIELGLREPLTVSIELINEMGQTVATFVDGQQYVKGLHLIGGDVSTIATGMYFLRVRSAKGTLTSRLAIVR
- a CDS encoding T9SS type A sorting domain-containing protein is translated as MSRLKILDTVVSPPDSLIDLQDQFFVAKSPYDQHSSLNVVSPIKFSSKRDITIHIRALSVSGAPGESVEVQLVVDSVANADLLTLPLAWSAQARWNSSILFPDSIVCQADGEYCKVELSGVWSGTLGTLTTAPALVTLGQTDRGMINIESFTWEPTPLRIRTTTTDGEITVTGLCEDPNVRLLIGTASSFSLAARPNPASTVINIELGLREPLTVSIELINEMGQTVVTFVDGQPYVKGLHLIGGDVSTIATGMYFLRVRSAKGTLTSRLAIVR
- the purD gene encoding phosphoribosylamine--glycine ligase — protein: MERILLIGSGGREHALAKALVASTSCEKLWAAPGNPGIEREAECVKLNEADHEAVAKFCLKNNVTLVVIGPEQPLSEGLADFLREENVDVFGPSKAAARLEWSKGFSKDFMLKHHIPTAPYRRFTPSERAAALDHVRIHTLPVVIKYDGLAAGKGVVVATTREEALVAVNDMFDGAFGSDGVVIEGFLTGEEASVFAVCDGRDFVLLAPAQDHKRIGDGDTGKNTGGMGAYAPTQVVTPEILATVRTRIVKPVLDGMREAGSPFIGCLFVGLMIDGAEVNVVEFNARFGDPETQVVMSVLNADVAALFASAARGAIDAATIRTVAMGYACNVVLASEGYPDEYRKGLPIAGIDEAEADPHVTVYHAGTTNLNDTLVTNGGRVLGVTATADTLANAVRRSYDACAKISFTGKTHRSDIAAKAL
- a CDS encoding NAD-dependent epimerase/dehydratase family protein, with translation MKILVTGGAGFIGSHIAETYLAAGHDVTIVDDLSMGSRENVPDGAQFVELDITTDAFTQFVMDERFDAINHHAAHMELRVSVEKPVHDASINILGSLRLLEAARRSGVQHVILASTTAVLGEFTQLPATESHPVRPIAPYGVSKRSMELYADYEHTVHGMSISILRYTNVYGPRQNPNGESGVIAIFLEKFLKGAIPTIHGDGSQERDYLHVADVACANLAALDARVQGIYHVCSNSAASVNDVVRMLRTALGTDAEVIHGPAKPGDPAKTRGSHAAFSALTGWHPVTPLEEGIRTTAEWFRTRQ
- a CDS encoding cytochrome c translates to MQKFGSRVVVVGLSIVAAVTLTACNVQGFFTDLQDDPVWVDPNAAAAAAAGTADAGGPGKAVYGRICAACHLGSGKGVPGNNIPALAGSALATGDAGKPISIVLHGFRGPIERNGVQINGQMAAWKDQLSDQEIADVLTYVRSAFGNAGAAVTPDEVKTIREATASRTQPFTEAELP
- the coxB gene encoding cytochrome c oxidase subunit II, encoding MGDILHVLDMLAWFPENISTFGAELDSLFAIIYWVSVAIFFLTFGILGYFLVKYRYSPDRKGYNYHGNNIVEITWTILPTFLFAAIGLYSDDIWERTKYSKRVPTADVEILVLGKQFGWLFMYPGADGSFGRNAYNDRTARSLMTATNPFGIDSTDPAGADDFITENQFRVPVNSNVVVRGSSIDVLHSFFLPHARVKQDVVPGTWMNIWFNLFKTGKYELACAELCGGGHYAMRAEYQVMSKAGYDTWLDTKNAEVKAARSPQPAPTAPADTAAVASLR
- a CDS encoding cbb3-type cytochrome c oxidase subunit I, with the translated sequence MSTADHAHHHELPWYRKYVFSTDHKVIAKQFLLSSLFFLFVGGAFALFIRWQLAYPGTPIPVIGSILPATWVTEPGSGIITPEFYAQLLTMHGSIMIFFVIIPFAVGMFGNFCIPLMIGTDDMALPRLNMWSFWLVPPAGLIMMAGFFTETGYAAAGWTSYPPLSAMTGLPTFTISGQTLWLISVFLVGFSSIMGAVNYVTTVLNKRAKGMKLFDMPLTVWALFITAIIITLGTPVLAAGLAMLFMDNFLHTSFFLPDNLVTSSKYFGGGQPVLFQHVFWFYSHPAVYIMILPLMGVVSDVMATFSRKPIYGYKAMVFAIAGIAFLGFIVWGHHMFQSGMNPLLGTTFMLSTIVIAVPSSIKVFNWLGTLWRGNIKFTAAMLNALAFVSMFIIGGLSGVFMASAPVDIYIHDTYFIVAHIHYVLFGGSLFGIFAGIYYWYPKMFGKMLNESWGRKHFYWSFVTFNLTFFPMHILGVGGHMRRIYDPNVYDFLKGLGGVNEFVTIAAIALGFSQLILVFNVLWSLKFGKKAPRNPWRANTLEWAAPAHPGHGNFDTDITVYRGPYEYGVEGRDLDYWPQWEPGKSISIHHHTVAVTDENDTRTFGAH